The genome window TATTTCTTAATATAACTGTTATTCTTTTAACTTTCAGCAAAAGCTTCTTTGAAGGTATTATTTGATACTATTTATACACTAATTATGTTGAAATTACATTTCACTACATCAAATCTACATTTCACTACATTCCATTTTATATACAAGATTTTTCACTGTAGCATTGTAATATCAAAATAACAAAGAGCTAGTGTCAAATTAATTTTTTATGAAATCTATACTTCAAATATCATTATTATTATTATCTACTTTTTCTTTTGCTCAAGTGAAACAGATTAAGGTTCCCAATTCGGATTCTGTAATTGTTATTAATATCACTGAAATTCAAGAGGAAGCGAGAAGAGTTGCTGAAAAGGCGGCAAGAATTGCTGCTGAGCAACAAAAAGAAGAAATGGAATTGATCTTCAAGAATTTCTCTGGAGATTTTGACTTTGAGTCTTTAGAAGATTTAAATATTGAAATTGATCAAGAAGAAATTGAACGTTCTATAAGAGAAGCCGAAGCACAAGTAAGAATGCAAGAAGCAGAAATACGAAGAGCACTCAGTGAAGTTCATAAAGAAAGAAAATACCAAGAGTCTACTATTATTACCAATTTCTCTGTCTCACATGAAGGTGAGATCAAACTTAATGAAGAAGAAGACAATATCATTTCTATTTCTGAAGGCGGTAAGTTTGTTGTAAAAAAGAGAACGTTTGGAAACACTCGAAAATTAGTAATTATTCCTAACCAAGACGGTTCTTTATCTTATAAGTATTATGAAGGGAATCAATTAATTCCTTTTGATCCTGACGGTAAAAATTGGCTAAAAGATATTCTACCTGAGGTCATTAACAGTAGCAGTATTGCAGCAGAAGATCGTCTGAATAGACAACTTAAAGAAGGAGGTATATCACAAGCTTTAAAATATATTGGTGACTTATCAAGTGATCATACAAAAGTTGTATTTTACAAGCTTCTTGTAAATAATAAAAAAGTCAACCAAGCAAAATTGGATGAGATTACAACACATCTTTCAAAAAATGTAAGCAGTAGTTATAATCTTGCAGATTATTATTCTTCATCTCTCATCACATATTACAATAAAAAAGGACTGGATTATTACTTTGATGGGATAAAAAGTATTTCGTCTTCTTACGATAAGAGCAAGTGTTTAAAAGATATTATTGATCAGAAAGAAGTATCAAAACAATTTTCAAATAAAGAGTGGGACTTATTTTGTGATGTTGTAAAAGACATATCAAGTGGTTACGATAAGAGTAAGACGATTATTTATATGTTTGAGAATTCAGAGTCTGAAATATCAGCAGACAGATATACTTCATTATTACATAGCATTAGCAGTAGTTACGATAAAAGACAGACGATTCAGGCTGCATTTGAATCTCTAAATCATAGGCTAACGGATGCTCAAAGAGATGCTATTATCTCTGAGGTAAGATATATGAGCAGTAGTAGCGACAAATCTGGAACTTTATTGGATATTGTGGACTATTGGAATGATTTATCTAGAGAAAATAAACTTTCATTTTTTAAGTCGGCTGCCACAGTTAGTTCAAGTTACGATTTAAGAAAGGTATTGGAAGCTACAATTGATGAAGCTGCACTTAGAGATGATGAAGTAATTAAAGCGTTTTATTTATGTGCAACAAAGATTTCTAGTAGTTATGATCTAAGATCTACATTAACGGTTTCTTTGGATAGTGATGGCTTTATTACAGATCATATATCTCCTTTACTATTGGCTTCTCAACATATTTCCTCTTCTTATGATTTAAGAAGTGTTTTGGAAGAAGCAGCCCAATATGTTAGTATCACTGATGCTCAACTGTATTATGAAACCGCTCAAAAGATAAGCAGTAGTTATGATTTAAGGTCTGTTCTTGAAGAAGCAATTTCACAAGATCGTTTCAGCTATGATCAACTTCCTTTCTTTTTAGAAGCAGCAAAAAAGATTACATCCTCATATGATTTATCATCAACTTTAGAAGAAGCTGCTCCATTAGTGGTTGCTTCAAAAAATGAAGATTATAAAAATAAATACATTGAAGTAGCTAAGAAAATATCTAGCACCTCTGAACGTAATGCAGTGTTGGGGGCACTTTTTGAATAATGAATTACCTTAAAGAACTAATCTATCTATTACTCGGAAGCAGTCTTTACCTTTACTTCTTTTATGCACCTCTTCCTGAAGTTACTGAATTTGTATATGCTCCTAGGAATATCATATTATTTATCACTTGCATTTTAGCAATGGTACTTAATAGTTGGAGTTTTGAATTTTGGATGAAGAAGAAAAGTATCTCTAGGCAAACAGCCTTTAGAGGGATAGGGTTATTTATTGTGGCTATCCCATATACTCTCTTTTGGAATTATCTGTTAAAGTCAGAATTAGAAAGTGAATTTGTATTTGACCTTACCATCAAAACAGGTATCTTATTGACTACCTATTCTGTGGCAATATTAATCATGGAATATGTCACCCTGGCTTACCAAGACTTTTCAGAACAGAAAGTTAAAGTGATTAAAGGGAAAAGGAAAGCTGCAGAATTAAGGTTAGAGGCATTGAAAAATCAGTTGAGCCCTCATTACCTATTCAATAGTCTTAATACAGTCGCTTATTTAGTTATTGATAATGCAGCACAAGCGGACAAATATATTCGTAGTATTGCCCAAACGTATCAATATGTAATGCGCTATGCTCATGAACAACTTATTTCACTTCACGATGAACTTGAGGTAGTTCATGCCTTCGCTTTCCAATTACATACTCGACATGGTCAAGGAATTAAGATTAACATTGATCCACAACTGATGAATCATAAAGGTTTTGTTCCTCCTTTGTCTATTCAAATGCTGGTTGAAAATGCGGTAAAACATAATGTTCTTTCTGATGATCATCCAGTAGAAATTAGTATCACATTAGACAAAAAGGATGACTCATTGATTATTCAAAATAATATAACAAGATCTCCGAATAAAAGAGGAGCCTCCACAAAGGTGGGTATTGAAAATATCCATGAGAGATACGCTCTGATGAGTAACAAGAAAATTGAAATTAAGAAAACAGCTGATTATTTTAATGTTCGACTTCCTCTATTAACTGCCTAGAATATGAACTATCTATGGAAAAATAAATCTACTGTTTACAGTATCTTTTATCCAATTATTGGAGGAAGTATTACTTATCTATTATTGCTTATGGCATTTAATAGAGTCAATGAGCTTTCTGAAAGTATCTTTAAAGCTGAATGGATTATCTGTATCTTTTTTGCCTATTTGTGGAATACATCTGTGGTTCTTTTATCTAAATATATCGGTAAAGAAATCAAGATACTATCAAATATATCTGAGCAGATATTTTACCACGTTCTAGGTGTAATCTTAGGTAGTAGTTTAGTATTAGCCATTATTATTTCAGCCTATTTTTACTATCTGATTGATTATTCAAACTTTAGTAGTTTTAGTACTGAAATGTATGTCTTTCAAGGGTTATTTCTTTTCCAAACTATATTGTATGAATGTACTTGGTGGGGAAACCGATTAATAGAGTTAAGAAACGAGGAATTTAGCAAACAAGAGATTCAACGTACTGAATTTATCTCTAAGGAGATGCGCCTATTTGCAGAAGATGCTAATCTTCCCTTGCTCTATGAAACCTTAGAAACAATTATTGGATTAGCCTATAAGGATCCAGATGAGGCAGAACTTTATGCTGAAAGACTTGCAAAAGTTTATCGTAATACGATACAAAGTAGAAAAGAGGAATTTATCTCTCTAAAAGAAGCCTTTTCCATTACAGAAGAAGTTGGCAAATTATTACAGCAATCAAGGTCAGGTGGTATGAAGACATCTTTTTCTTTAAACGATAAAGAAGCAGAACTTCTTTTCCCTCCTATTATTCTTCCTCGATTACTTGTGAGTATCGCAACAGATTATATCGCCACTCCCATCCAACCGTTAGAATTAAATTTCTATGTTGAAAATGATGCTCTCGTAGTGGTTGCACATAGTTGTAATGAAAAGATTGAAAATCCTGATAGTTTAACTGAAGTCATTAAATCGTTAGAAGAAACACTAAGAATTTATACTAAAACTCCAATTCAAAGAATAAAAAAGGGTAACCAATATTTAATTAAACTTCCTGCATTTGAAGCGGATCATGAAAGCTGGAAAAGTGACCCCAATGCAAGTGTTCAACCTGGTGACCAATCCCTTTTTAAATCCATCTAATCTATGAAAGCATTAATTATTGAAGACGAAAAACCTGCACAAGGAAAACTACTAAGGCAACTCAACAAAACTCCTTATGATATCGAAGTAGTAAAATATATTGATAATGTAAGTTCTTCTGTAAAATGGCTATCTCAACATCAAAGCGATATTGATTTAATTTTTATGGATATCCACCTGACTGATGGTATTGCATTTGACATTCTTAAGGAAGTACAAGTGGTGAAACCCATCATTTTTACTACAGCCTATGATGAGTATGCATTAGATGCGTTCAAGGCCAATAGTATCGACTATTTACTAAAGCCCGTAGATTTTGAAGCATTGACTAAAGCGATTCAAAAACTTGAGGTGCTTCAAATGCAAAATATTTCTGAGACTAAATCTCAATTGGATAATTTATTAGAAAGTTATAATCAGAAATATAAAGAACGCTTTATGGTTCGTGTAGGTGATGCCATAAAAAGTATAACAGTTGACCAAATCATCGCTTTTGTAGCAGACGGAAGACATACATTTATTTATACTCAAGATAACAGAAGGTATGTTGTCGACTTTAAAATGGAAGAATTGACAGATATCTTAGATCCAGAAAAATTTTTCCGAACCAATAGAAGTTTTATTGTTCAAAAAGCACACATCAAAACAGTTGAAAAATATACAAATAGTCGCTTATTGCTTCATTTAGTCCTTGAACTTCCTAAAGAAGTCATTGTAGGTAGGGAAAAGGTTAAAGATTTTAAAAACTGGTTTGATAATTAACAACACTAGCTAAAAGGTTGGTGAACGGTATTACTTTTAGTAATTTATAAAAAGCATGTATACATACCATACATGCTTTTTGTGTATTACAGACGGTATAACCCCTTCATGAAAAATAAGAAGACTCAATCCAATAGATATATTGAGATAGCTCAAGTGTTTATAAAGTATGGTTTCCAAGCTTGGTTCACTAACTCTCACTTAAGTTATTTAGTATCAAATAAAATCATAGATAAAAATTCAGAAATCAATACTTCTCCACCTGAGGTTCGACTTAGAATGGCGTTGGAAGAACTTGGTCCTACATTTATCAAATTAGGGCAGATGTTAAGCAGCAGAGCAGACTTACTCCCCACACAATACATTACTGAATTAAAAAAACTTCAAGATGAAGTACATGAGGAGGAACAGTTAGATGTACATCAACTTCTTGAAGACGAATTCCACCAACCAGCAAACGAAATCTTTGATGAAATCGATGAGAAACCTCTTGGAATCGCATCAATTGCACAAACATATAGAGTAAAAAAAGGCGAGAAATACTATGTTATTAAAGTACGAAAACCTTCTGCTGATAGAACGGTTAATGAAGACCTCAAAATCATTCGAAACCTGATTCAAATTCTTAGTAGGTCCATTAAACAGGTGGCACAATTTGAACCTGTCCGCTTATTCGATGAGTTTGAACTATCTTTGAAAAATGAGTTGAACTATTCCATTGAAAAGCGTAATCAACTTTTATTTCTGAAATATTTCAAAAAATCTGATACCACTACTGCTCCTAGAATTCTTGAGGAGTATTCTACTTCTAAAATCCTCTGTATGGAATTTTCTGAGGGAGTTAAATTCAATGATTTTCTCAAAAATGCTACCGAAAAGGATAGGATTAAAGTAAGTAAAAATCTTGTTTCATCTTACTTTCAACAAATCATTGAGTTTGGTTTCTTTCATGCAGATGCTCATGCCGGAAATCTATTTGTTACAGATGACCTCAAACTTTCATTTATAGACTTTGGTGCTGTAGGAAGACTATTAAAAAAGGATACTGTTTTAATAGGAGATTTCCTTGAGGCCTTCCTCGCACAGGAAACAGAAAGAGTTATCAATGCTATTCAGAGAATTTCTATATCCAACGAGATAACAAGGGAAAATAGAAAAAATTTAGAGTATCAAATCAACGAGATCTTTACCTACATGGATCAAGGTGTTGATGATATTCCTTGGATAGAAGTTGTCGATAAGTTAACGAAGTTACTGTTTACTTATAAGATCACATTACCCAATTATTTTGTCACTCTAGGTAAGTCTTTGGCTTTGACATTAGGTACTGCTTTGGAAATTAACCCTAAAATGAATCTCCTTGATGAAATCAAACCTTACATCATCAAATATCAACTCAATTTCTTCTCTTTAGAAAATCAGAAAAAGCTATTAATGGATTTTTTCTTTTGGTTGAGAGACATCAAAACGATTCCTAAAGATATTAAGGATTTACTCAAGATGGCCAAAAAGGGGAAAATAGATATCAATATCAGTTTAGATGATGCTGTTCCACTTCTCAATACTATCAGAAATGGAATAAACAAATTGACTATCGGTATTATCATCGGTTGTATACTGATTGCATCCTCTACGATCGCCTCAGGAGATGGAAACTCATTGATTCAGAAGTTTGCCTTGTTTGGATATCTCTTGGCTGGTGGCTTAGGTCTTATCTTAGCTATAGATATTTTAAGAGATCTTTTTAAAAGAGATAGTAAGTAAAGTTTTTGCATCAAAAAAGCCTAGGTTACTCCTCCTAGGCTTTTTTGTAATCATTTTAATATTGGATACTAAACAGTATTGAAAAGTTTAAATACCATTTCTTTGTTTTGCTTACTAACCGGTACTTCATAATGCTCATCCAATGTCACAGCATTATTTGAAAAACCTGTGATACATTTTTTGTTCACTACAAAACTTCTGTGAACCCTTATAAATTGATCTTGTGGCAACTTTTCTATTATCTTTTTCAATACAATTGCATACATAAACTTCTCCGTTTTTGTATGAAAATAAGTATAGTTACTCTGTGCTTCTAGATAAATAATATCTTCCACCATAACCTTTTGAAACGCATTGTCTTTTTTCAGAAATAAGTATTCCTGAACAGCCTCTTCATTCGGCTCACTATCTTCCTCTAAAGTCTGTTGATTAAAATTTGATAGTGCAAGATCAATCGACATGCTAATTTCTCTATCATTGAATGGTTTTAATAGATACGCACTAGGACACACAACTTTGGCTTGTTCAAAAGTCACTTGATCGGCATGTGAGGTTAAGAACAAGAAAGGCAACTTTAATTTTTCATTGACCTTTTTGGCTAAATCTATTCCAGATTTATCTCCTTTTAAGGTAATGTCAATAATTAAAAAGTCGATTTTAGTAGTAAGTAGAACCTTGATAGCTTCATCGAAACTATCAGCAGTGTGGGTTTTGTATTTCCCTGATTTCTGTAGTCTAATTTGTAGGTCTTGAGCTAGTAAAATCTCATCTTCTACAATTAAAATATTTATCTGATGCATGTTATTAAGTAAGAGGAACTAACAAAATACATGTTGTCCCGTTATCTGTTTGATATGTTAATGTACCATCTAGTTGTTTTACTAAAGAGTTGACTAAGTTTAACCCAAAAGATGTACTTGTTGATGTAGTGTTTTCCATCCCTACACCATTATCTATAACTTTTAAGACTAGTTGATCTTCCTCCTCTTGAAGAGAAATCAAAAGTCTTGGATTTTCTATCCCATCAAATGCGTACTTCATTGCATTTGTTACTAATTCATTGATCACCAACCCAAGTGGAATTGCTCTATCAATATGAATTGCGATTCTACCTATTTCAAATTTTGTCTCTACCTCATTATTAAAGCTATACATCAAATTCAAGACTAATTCTTTAATGTAAGAATCAATTTCGATCTCAGTATGAACATCTTTTTGATATAGTTTTTGATGAATAAGAGACATTGCCTCTACCCTAAATCTTCCTGAATCAATAGCCTTAACTGCTGGGTGATCACCTAACTGACTACTCTGAAGGTTAAGAAGGCTGGAGATCATCTGAAGGTTATTTTTTACTCTATGATTTAATTCTTTAAGTAAAAGTGCCTTCTCTTCTTCTCTTAGAGC of Flammeovirga agarivorans contains these proteins:
- a CDS encoding sensor histidine kinase — encoded protein: MNYLKELIYLLLGSSLYLYFFYAPLPEVTEFVYAPRNIILFITCILAMVLNSWSFEFWMKKKSISRQTAFRGIGLFIVAIPYTLFWNYLLKSELESEFVFDLTIKTGILLTTYSVAILIMEYVTLAYQDFSEQKVKVIKGKRKAAELRLEALKNQLSPHYLFNSLNTVAYLVIDNAAQADKYIRSIAQTYQYVMRYAHEQLISLHDELEVVHAFAFQLHTRHGQGIKINIDPQLMNHKGFVPPLSIQMLVENAVKHNVLSDDHPVEISITLDKKDDSLIIQNNITRSPNKRGASTKVGIENIHERYALMSNKKIEIKKTADYFNVRLPLLTA
- a CDS encoding ABC1 kinase family protein yields the protein MKNKKTQSNRYIEIAQVFIKYGFQAWFTNSHLSYLVSNKIIDKNSEINTSPPEVRLRMALEELGPTFIKLGQMLSSRADLLPTQYITELKKLQDEVHEEEQLDVHQLLEDEFHQPANEIFDEIDEKPLGIASIAQTYRVKKGEKYYVIKVRKPSADRTVNEDLKIIRNLIQILSRSIKQVAQFEPVRLFDEFELSLKNELNYSIEKRNQLLFLKYFKKSDTTTAPRILEEYSTSKILCMEFSEGVKFNDFLKNATEKDRIKVSKNLVSSYFQQIIEFGFFHADAHAGNLFVTDDLKLSFIDFGAVGRLLKKDTVLIGDFLEAFLAQETERVINAIQRISISNEITRENRKNLEYQINEIFTYMDQGVDDIPWIEVVDKLTKLLFTYKITLPNYFVTLGKSLALTLGTALEINPKMNLLDEIKPYIIKYQLNFFSLENQKKLLMDFFFWLRDIKTIPKDIKDLLKMAKKGKIDINISLDDAVPLLNTIRNGINKLTIGIIIGCILIASSTIASGDGNSLIQKFALFGYLLAGGLGLILAIDILRDLFKRDSK
- a CDS encoding histidine kinase — its product is MNYLWKNKSTVYSIFYPIIGGSITYLLLLMAFNRVNELSESIFKAEWIICIFFAYLWNTSVVLLSKYIGKEIKILSNISEQIFYHVLGVILGSSLVLAIIISAYFYYLIDYSNFSSFSTEMYVFQGLFLFQTILYECTWWGNRLIELRNEEFSKQEIQRTEFISKEMRLFAEDANLPLLYETLETIIGLAYKDPDEAELYAERLAKVYRNTIQSRKEEFISLKEAFSITEEVGKLLQQSRSGGMKTSFSLNDKEAELLFPPIILPRLLVSIATDYIATPIQPLELNFYVENDALVVVAHSCNEKIENPDSLTEVIKSLEETLRIYTKTPIQRIKKGNQYLIKLPAFEADHESWKSDPNASVQPGDQSLFKSI
- a CDS encoding LytR/AlgR family response regulator transcription factor, coding for MKALIIEDEKPAQGKLLRQLNKTPYDIEVVKYIDNVSSSVKWLSQHQSDIDLIFMDIHLTDGIAFDILKEVQVVKPIIFTTAYDEYALDAFKANSIDYLLKPVDFEALTKAIQKLEVLQMQNISETKSQLDNLLESYNQKYKERFMVRVGDAIKSITVDQIIAFVADGRHTFIYTQDNRRYVVDFKMEELTDILDPEKFFRTNRSFIVQKAHIKTVEKYTNSRLLLHLVLELPKEVIVGREKVKDFKNWFDN
- a CDS encoding LytR/AlgR family response regulator transcription factor translates to MHQINILIVEDEILLAQDLQIRLQKSGKYKTHTADSFDEAIKVLLTTKIDFLIIDITLKGDKSGIDLAKKVNEKLKLPFLFLTSHADQVTFEQAKVVCPSAYLLKPFNDREISMSIDLALSNFNQQTLEEDSEPNEEAVQEYLFLKKDNAFQKVMVEDIIYLEAQSNYTYFHTKTEKFMYAIVLKKIIEKLPQDQFIRVHRSFVVNKKCITGFSNNAVTLDEHYEVPVSKQNKEMVFKLFNTV